A region of Triplophysa dalaica isolate WHDGS20190420 chromosome 18, ASM1584641v1, whole genome shotgun sequence DNA encodes the following proteins:
- the LOC130406896 gene encoding E3 ubiquitin-protein ligase NEURL3-like: MTPKKKERKMQISRTESPHQCVCHKRRCLGALSFHSNVKGHLITLGEGGRRATRDESSFRHGLVFSERPLQIREKVRLRIERSSSSWQGSLRVGFANVSPENISVPPLAIPDLTDCELYAAKVLPDSTCYPGSEIEFWIDRVGSLFTRFSDGTTSFQSTTLNIHWPIWAMIDVYGQTTAVVLLGSKKKGLIHTYTSCPAFTHNKQKNHDCGYRNMSKAILESMSMQEHRNHQAKNKGLETFNCEDCVVCCSNASDTLLSCGHKCVCTPCAIRVYDKFGTCPLCRQCICLVQIN; the protein is encoded by the exons ATGACACcgaaaaagaaagagaggaagaTGCAAATATCAAGAACTG AGTCACCACACCAATGTGTGTGTCACAAGCGCAGATGTCTGGGTGCGCTTTCCTTCCATTCAAATGTTAAAGGGCATCTGATAACTCTGGGTGAAGGTGGTCGACGGGCGACCAGAGACGAGTCGTCGTTTCGTCACGGTCTTGTGTTTAGCGAGAGACCGCTACAGATACGGGAGAAGGTGCGCCTGCGAATCGAGCGCTCCTCGTCAAGTTGGCAGGGCTCGCTGCGGGTCGGGTTTGCCAATGTTTCACCCGAGAACATATCTGTACCCCCTCTGGCGATACCAGACTTGACTGACTGCGAACTGTATGCAGCGAAAGTTCTTCCCGATAGCACGTGCTACCCTGGATCAGAGATTGAGTTCTGGATCGACAGGGTCGGCAGTCTGTTCACGCGATTTTCTGACGGGACAACGTCGTTTCAGTCGACCACTCTGAATATTCACTGGCCCATCTGGGCGATGATTGACGTCTATGGACAGACAACTGCAGTGGTGTTGCTTG GTTCCAAAAAGAAGGGTCTGATACACACCTACACATCCTGCCCCGCGttcacacacaacaaacaaaagaatCATGACTGTGGCTATAGGAACATGAGCAAAGCAATTCTGGAAAGTATGAGCATGCAGGAACATAGAAATCATCAGGCTAAAAACAAAG GTCTTGAAACTTTCAACTGTGAAGACTGTGTAGTGTGTTGCAGTAACGCCTCAGACACTCTTCTGAGTTGTGgacataaatgtgtttgtacCCCATGTGCCATAAGAGTTTATGATAAATTTGGTACCTGTCCCCTGTGTCGTCAGTGCATATGCCTCGTCCAGATTAACTAG